Within Melospiza georgiana isolate bMelGeo1 chromosome 33, bMelGeo1.pri, whole genome shotgun sequence, the genomic segment CGACACCAGGAAGAGCCGATCGTCGCCGGTCTCGAAGCCCACGCTCAGGTCGGTCTGGTCGAGCGGGATGAACTCGCCCTCCTGCGTCTGCTTGGACTGGATGAGCTTGGCGCGGATGGAGGCCTCGACGATGTGCGAGTCGCGCAGGTCGCCCACGCGGAACATCAGGCACAGGCGGTCGTCGCGCAGCGACACCACGGCGTGCGAGGAGAACACCAGCGTCTCGGCGCGCTTGTTGGGCTGCGAGATCTTGACGAACATGCAGCCCACCATGAAGGCGTTGACCATGGAGCCCAGgatggcctgcagcagcagcagcacgatGCCCTCGGGGCACGTGTCCGTGATGACGCGGTGGCCGTAGCCGATGGTGGTCTCGGTCTCGATGGAGAACAGGAAGGCCGACACAAAGCCGTTGAGGTTGTTGACGCACGGCGTCCACGTGTGGTCGCCCAGGTGCTCCAGGTCGCCGCGGCTGTAGGCGATGACCCACCAGATGAGGCCGAAGAAGAGCCAGGTGAGGGCGTAGGCCAGGATGAAGATGAGGAGGCTGAAGCGCCACTTGAGGTCCACCAGGGTGGTGAAGATGTCGGTCAGGTAGCGGTAGGTCTCGCGCACGTTGCCGTGCTGCACGTTGCACTTGCCGTCCTTCTCCACGTAGCGCTGGCGCTTCCGGGCCCCCGCGGCGCCCCCGGCCCCCCACGGGCGGCGTTTGGGGGCctgggggggctggggagggggcttgGCCTCAGCCGGGACCCCCGTGGGGACCCCCTCGGGGACCCCGCAGAAGGCGGCGTTGTCCTGAGCCAtcggcggcggctgcgggggACAGGGGGTGAGAACTGGGACGGGTAAATGGGGGGATGGAGACCTCAAACTGGGTGAACTGGGAGGAGGAAATGGGTGGATGGAGGTGCCAaactgggggaactgggggcACTAGAGACCTCGAATGGAGGGGACTGGGAAGGAGGAATAGGGGGATTGGACATCTCAAACTGGGGGGACTGGGATGGGGGGAATGGGGGGATTGCGCCCTCAAAGACTGGGAGGAGGGAATGGGGGCATGGAGATGCCaaactgggggaactgggaaggaatggggagaTGGAGCCCTCAAACTGGGGGGATTGGGAAGACGAAATGGGGGGATGGAGGTGCCAAACTGGGGGGACTGGGATGGGGGAATGGGGGGATGGAGCCCTCAAACTGGGGGGGACTGGGAAGGAATGAGGGGATTGCACCCCCCCAGGGATTGGGAGGAAGGAATGGGGGGATGGAAGTGCCaaactgggggaactgggagggaGGAATGAGGGGATTGCACCCCCAAACTGGTGGGACTGGGAAAAGGGAATGGGGGGATGGAACCCTcacactgggggcactgggatggggagaATGGGAGGATGGAAGCACCAAACTGGGGAGGTTGGGATGGTCATGGAGGTTGGGATGGTCCCTCCAGACTGGGGGAACTGAGATGGGGGAATGGAGCCCTCAAACTGGGGAGACTGGGAAGGAATGTGAGGATTGCACCCCCAAACCGGGGGGACTGAGATGGGGAAATGGGAGATGGAGATCTCaaactggggggaactgggacaGGGCCTTGCACACTCACCGAGCTCCCCCCTTGCACACTCACCCCAAGCTCACACGCTCATGCACGCTCGTGTCACGCGCACACCCCCACCCTCCCCAACCCCCCCTTTACACACGCATGTGCCCCGACTGGGGGGGGGGTCCCTAAAGCACCACCCCCaattcctccctccctccccattcATTCCTGAATTTGAGGGGCCCGACCGGATTTGGGGGGCACAGCCGGTTTTGGGGGGGGGCACGGCCGTGTTCGGGAGGGTCATAGCCGGGTTTGGGGGTCATAGCCGGGTTTGGGGGGCAGAGCCGGGTTTGGGGGTGCCATAACCGCGTTTGGGGGGCCCGGTTGGGTTTGGGGGGGGCCCAGTTGGTTTTGGGGGGTATAACCGGGTTTGGGGGGGCCCGGCCGGGTTTGGGGGGACACGGCCGTGTTCGGGGGGGGGGGCACGGGCGGATTTTGGGGGGTGTAGTCGGGTTTAGGGGTGCCCGGCCCGGTTCGGGGGTCTCCCCTCGCCCCCCCCGCCCGCTCTCACCGCTGCCGCAGCCCCGCTCGCTCCGCGCTCTCCgtgtccccccccccccccgccccgtTCCGTTCCCCGGCAACGGCCGCGCTCGGATAAAAATACCGGGAGCCCCCGCCCCCCCCCGGCACCCCCCCCACAGCACGGACACCCGGCCCGGGGGTGGCCAGCGACAGCCCAACCCCCCCCCGGGATCGGCTTCGCCCCCACCGTCAGCGCAACCCCCCCAAAATTAGCGCAACCCCCCCAAAATTAGCGCAATCCCCCCAAAATTAGCGCAACCACCCCAAAATTAGCGCAAACCCCCCCATCATCAGCGCAACCCCCCCAAAATAATTAATCGGGGGGGCTCCTCATTAGCCCAGCCCCTCCCCGACCCCCGGGCTCAGCTGCACCCCCCGAATTATCACAGCCCCCCCCACCCCATCATTAGCCCTTCATTAATTAGCCCTCCATTAATTAGCCCAGGGGCCCCTGCGCTGGCCCAGGGCTGCCGTTCGCTCCCTCGGCTCggcgccccccccccccataaTTAGCCTGGGGGTGCCGTCATtagcccagccccctccccgcCTCAGCCCCTCCCCCCCTCATTAGCCCAGACCCCCCTCATTAGCCCAGACCCCCTCTCATTAATGAGCCCCCCCTCATTAGCCCAGACCCTCCCTTCATTAGCCCAGAGCCCCCTCATTAAGCCATAGCCCCCCCTCATTAG encodes:
- the KCNJ9 gene encoding G protein-activated inward rectifier potassium channel 3 isoform X2, with amino-acid sequence MAQDNAAFCGVPEGVPTGVPAEAKPPPQPPQAPKRRPWGAGGAAGARKRQRYVEKDGKCNVQHGNVRETYRYLTDIFTTLVDLKWRFSLLIFILAYALTWLFFGLIWWVIAYSRGDLEHLGDHTWTPCVNNLNGFVSAFLFSIETETTIGYGHRVITDTCPEGIVLLLLQAILGSMVNAFMVGCMFVKISQPNKRAETLVFSSHAVVSLRDDRLCLMFRVGDLRDSHIVEASIRAKLIQSKQTQEGEFIPLDQTDLSVGFETGDDRLFLVSPLIISHEIDERSPFWDVSRGQLERDDFEIVVILEGMVEATVAQGHGVFVWIHPWGCHLHETHGLCGGVLSSWDMSSPWDTSVGTSP
- the KCNJ9 gene encoding G protein-activated inward rectifier potassium channel 3 isoform X3 translates to MAQDNAAFCGVPEGVPTGVPAEAKPPPQPPQAPKRRPWGAGGAAGARKRQRYVEKDGKCNVQHGNVRETYRYLTDIFTTLVDLKWRFSLLIFILAYALTWLFFGLIWWVIAYSRGDLEHLGDHTWTPCVNNLNGFVSAFLFSIETETTIGYGHRVITDTCPEGIVLLLLQAILGSMVNAFMVGCMFVKISQPNKRAETLVFSSHAVVSLRDDRLCLMFRVGDLRDSHIVEASIRAKLIQSKQTQEGEFIPLDQTDLSVGFETGDDRLFLVSPLIISHEIDERSPFWDVSRGQLERDDFEIVVILEGMVEATGTPQ
- the KCNJ9 gene encoding G protein-activated inward rectifier potassium channel 3 isoform X1, encoding MAQDNAAFCGVPEGVPTGVPAEAKPPPQPPQAPKRRPWGAGGAAGARKRQRYVEKDGKCNVQHGNVRETYRYLTDIFTTLVDLKWRFSLLIFILAYALTWLFFGLIWWVIAYSRGDLEHLGDHTWTPCVNNLNGFVSAFLFSIETETTIGYGHRVITDTCPEGIVLLLLQAILGSMVNAFMVGCMFVKISQPNKRAETLVFSSHAVVSLRDDRLCLMFRVGDLRDSHIVEASIRAKLIQSKQTQEGEFIPLDQTDLSVGFETGDDRLFLVSPLIISHEIDERSPFWDVSRGQLERDDFEIVVILEGMVEATGMTCQARSSYLADEVLWGHRFTPLLSLEEGFYEVDYGGFHHTVPVPTPACSARQLAAAAARRDAHLYWSIPSRLDEAAAAGGEGDPEMSPRESNGTLASPESR